A region from the Janthinobacterium agaricidamnosum genome encodes:
- a CDS encoding metallophosphoesterase family protein translates to MRIAAISDIHGNLDALEAVLDDIARRDVDVTVNLGDIVSGHLQPRATAARLMGLGLPTIRGNHERQLFGDPARMGVSDAFARAQLLPEQLDWIAALPATLRLRKDVLLVHGTPASDLVYFLDSVTPQGSRAATPQEVAERAGEADAALILCGHTHMPRQVRLADGRLIVNPGSVGLQAYDDDHGYPHVMENGTPHARYAIAEQGADGAWTAHFHAVAYDWETAARLALANGRPDWVTPLRTGFVGPPDVA, encoded by the coding sequence ATGAGAATCGCCGCCATTTCCGATATCCACGGCAACCTCGATGCGCTGGAGGCCGTGCTGGACGACATCGCCCGGCGTGACGTGGACGTGACCGTCAATCTGGGCGATATCGTCTCGGGCCATCTGCAGCCGCGCGCCACGGCGGCGCGCCTGATGGGGCTCGGCTTGCCCACCATCCGCGGCAACCACGAGCGCCAATTGTTCGGCGACCCGGCCCGCATGGGCGTGTCCGACGCTTTTGCGCGCGCGCAACTATTACCCGAGCAACTGGACTGGATCGCGGCGCTGCCCGCCACCTTGCGCCTGCGCAAAGACGTGCTGCTCGTGCATGGCACGCCGGCAAGCGATCTCGTGTATTTTCTCGACAGCGTCACGCCGCAAGGCAGCCGCGCCGCCACGCCGCAGGAGGTGGCCGAACGGGCCGGCGAGGCCGATGCGGCCTTGATCCTGTGCGGCCACACGCACATGCCGCGCCAGGTGCGCCTGGCCGATGGACGGCTGATCGTCAATCCGGGCAGCGTGGGCTTGCAGGCCTACGACGACGACCACGGCTATCCGCACGTGATGGAAAACGGCACGCCGCACGCGCGCTATGCCATCGCGGAACAGGGCGCCGATGGCGCCTGGACGGCGCACTTTCACGCCGTCGCGTACGACTGGGAAACGGCGGCCCGGCTGGCGCTGGCCAACGGCCGGCCCGACTGGGTCACGCCCTTGCGCACGGGATTCGTCGGGCCGCCTGATGTTGCTTAG
- a CDS encoding GNAT family N-acetyltransferase has protein sequence MQAIIELATPRLLLRQWRDSDLAPFAALNADPRVTAYFPTALSRNASDAMARRCSGLIAGRGWGLWAVTLRENNAFIGMTGLHSPDAQLPCSPCVEIGWRLAFDYWGQGYAQEAAHAALQVGFERLQLPEIVSFTALPNVRSSTLMARLGMRRDAATFEHPALPPGHALRTHCLYRLTRAEWGAQEGT, from the coding sequence ATGCAAGCAATCATCGAGCTGGCGACACCGCGTTTGCTGCTGCGCCAATGGCGCGACAGCGACTTGGCGCCGTTCGCGGCGCTGAATGCCGATCCCCGCGTGACGGCATATTTCCCGACGGCCCTGTCGCGCAACGCCAGCGACGCCATGGCGCGGCGCTGCAGCGGATTGATCGCCGGGCGGGGCTGGGGTTTATGGGCGGTAACCTTGCGTGAAAACAATGCCTTCATCGGCATGACGGGGCTGCATAGCCCCGACGCGCAATTGCCGTGCTCGCCATGCGTGGAAATCGGCTGGCGTCTGGCGTTCGATTACTGGGGACAAGGTTACGCGCAGGAAGCGGCGCACGCCGCCCTGCAGGTTGGTTTCGAGCGTTTGCAACTGCCGGAGATCGTCTCGTTCACGGCCTTGCCCAACGTGCGCTCGAGCACCCTGATGGCGCGCCTGGGCATGCGTCGCGATGCTGCTACCTTCGAGCATCCGGCCCTGCCGCCAGGACACGCATTGCGCACCCATTGCCTGTATCGTCTGACGCGCGCAGAATGGGGCGCACAGGAGGGAACATGA